The genomic region CGGATCGACTGCAGCGAGCGCTGGACCGCGCCCGCGACTATGTCGATCACCACCGAGCGCCGTCGACTCAGGCCGCGGCCCCGTCGGAATGGATCGACGAATTCTGGGCATCCGACCTCAGCGGTCTCGTCAGGATCGCCGCCCGAGACGTCGACCGCGTATCGGCCGAACGCGATTACATGCGGCTTCACGTCGGCCGCCGAAGCTGGCTGATCCACCATTCGATGACCGCGCTCGAGGAAGGGCTGGACCCTTCCCTGTTCGTTCGGCTCCATCGCTCGGCGATCGTCCGAAAGGACTTCATCATCGGCTTCAGCCGGAACCCCTCCGGGCGCTGGATCGCAAGGCTCGGCGACGGGACCGAGCAGCCGGTCGGCCGCCTCTATTCGGATCGGGTCCGGGCGATCGCCGGACGCTGATGCGCGGCCGCCACGCGCCCGGAGACGCGCAGCGGCCTGCAATCACTCATCGCGCAATGACAGTAATGGTTGCCGGAAGGGCGGTCACCGATGGGTTCCGGGCGGCCGCCAGGGCCGCATTGAACGCAGGCTGCGCATCGGCGATCGCCTGAGTTCGGCACACAACCGTCGCTTGGCGCAGAGCCAACTCACGCGAGTCTTCTATCTCGCATACGATCCGGGCAGCGGAAGAGATTCTCCGCTCGAG from Sphingomonas anseongensis harbors:
- a CDS encoding LytR/AlgR family response regulator transcription factor, which encodes MPDSPSLRVLVADDEPLAAERLQVLLSRTKGATLVGTASDGESAVSMAKALEPDALLLDIAMPGLDGIDVARSLASQRPTPAVIFVTAFDQFAVAAFEVAAVDYLMKPVEPDRLQRALDRARDYVDHHRAPSTQAAAPSEWIDEFWASDLSGLVRIAARDVDRVSAERDYMRLHVGRRSWLIHHSMTALEEGLDPSLFVRLHRSAIVRKDFIIGFSRNPSGRWIARLGDGTEQPVGRLYSDRVRAIAGR
- a CDS encoding UrcA family protein; amino-acid sequence: MIKTISAIAALLVASALVVPTVSQASVSNSVRVSYADLNLGSETGAWILERRISSAARIVCEIEDSRELALRQATVVCRTQAIADAQPAFNAALAAARNPSVTALPATITVIAR